The genomic DNA ATCTAGGAGGGCTGTGTTGGCTGCTGCGTTGATAGGGAGGCGGCTCTCGGTTAGGTTCCGACGCTTCTTGACGGTTAATTTCTGATTATTCATAGGCTGTTACTTCTCGACGGCTCTCGGTTTGAATtggtggaaagaaaaaaaaaaaaacagatttgGTAAAATTCGTAGTTAGTCAATCAACACAGCAATCGGATTCAAGCTGCCAATTGCTAAGTTAGAAGCGGGAAGTGTGAGGAATTATGATGGAAAGGGCTGCATTTTCTTGGCCTATTGCTTTTCCAGCCAGTGAGATTTCAGCCAAGAGGAGTAGTGCACGCATGAGGACATTGGAGTCTTAGTCGCAGTAGAAGGGTGCTGCATTTTCAGGGGGATGACTTGATCATAAGGCCATTGGTAGTAGTGCATACATGGAGTAGATGGGCCCTAAATTGCAGCAAAgtaatgcttcattttcagctggaatggagcttcaatggcagctaaagaatgctgcattttcagttgaccagaagcatcaaatttgggaaaagaagtttgagaatgagacTAGCCGAAGGGACAAAGGAACCAGTAGAGGGTTTGATGAAGAGAGCAAGGAATTTGGCCTTATGATACGCGAGAAGCTGCAAGAGTTcgcgatgatacttattaagaagtatcattacaactttccggtggaatattttgatgattatcatggaagctttaacaaggaggaattccttggaATGGAGCAGCAAGAGGAGAAGCTGAAAGAAAGAGCAAATAAGGAAGCAAGGAGCATTGATCATTTTATTGAAGAGTTGGAGCATGAATCAGAAATGAAGGAAAGGTGGAACTAGAAGCAGAACTGCTATGAAGATGGCCTACTTGTACCTGAAATATCTTCCaatgttgtgaaggtgtgtAGAACTGATCCTAAAATGTGTCACAATGttgctgtaaattttgaggttgaggagcaacaacaattgaaggCTGAAGGACTGCAAGTTTCAGCTGTTGCCTGTGACCAGAAGCAACTAAATTCAATGAAAGCACTAGATGAGGATATATTTACTAGATTTGGCATCATATTGGATGCTCAATCTATGGCTAAAGAGTATCCAAGGACAAAGAAGAAGCGGCCTAGAAAGGGAATGATGAAAGAAAGAACAACCAAGCTAGAGAGAGTTAGTATTGGTTGAGGAGCAATGACTAAATtgttgtaagttcttggggacaagaactctttcaaggaggggaaaattgtcatgacccaaagaataatagaagggtattattgtaatagattTGCAAaagtttgttaggatatttttctctttttgtcttttcccttttgtcttgtagcttaggtgGTTGGAGAGCTTTGTTTGGTAGCTAaatgaggctatatatatattgccttagCTATAGGAAGAGGTATgaggaaaatgaattgaaaactccatttctctctaatatttttctctctttctcggtGATCTTCTCCCTTACCTCTTGCTGTTGTCTCCCTTCCAACTGATTTCTCCCCCAAGTTCTTCTCTTATCATTCTCGATCTTCCTCTCATACCCTAGCTCATCCCCAAGGTTCATGACAGTGGCTTAAGGGGCTAGTGAGTGAACTCCTAGGTTTAGAAGTTAAGGCAACCTTGttatgtgatagtcaaagtgaaaatgattgaaaataaatcgGTTTTCTTATCTAAAGTGGCAAGTGAAAATAATGCAGCAGACATATTTACAAAAAGCAGTTCCAGCAACCAAGCTTCAGCATTGTTTGAAGATCCTTCAGTTGGGACAAGAAGATAATTGAAGATTGCAAGAATTGGGAGAAGCCTAATCAagtcaaatgggtggagaatttgttgaaatacatttgtactagattagggCTTGTAATGTAAGAGTAGTGTCATgttgtattttatgttttagtttTTCTAGAAGGGGATGTTTTTTAGAAGGCTGATCGAGGTTGTTTTAAACTACCATTTAGGAAGCCAATCAGGAGGTTTTCTCCCGCCcctatagcttataaataggggccgaGAGGTAGGATTTGGTAGAGGTTTCAGTTGTGGTTTTACAAACTATCTTATGCGAGTATGTGCTGTGAGGAGGGCATATCTTTCTTGTCTTCAACTCTGTATAGCTTTCAGGTTTATGGGCTGGGTGAGAGTTGGGTTTTGTGGCACATGTAATCGTGTATTGATATTCATAGATAGTGGAGAAAGCTAAGGGCAAAGCCAATGTGGATGTAGGTCTATCTGAGTCCGAAACAGGATAAACTTCTTGTGTTGTTTGTCGTTCTTGCTTATTTCTTGATTAATTCTGTCTTTCTGTTATGTTACGGATTTGAGAGATCGTtagtgtgtgcttgtgtgtttGAGAGATCATAGCTAAGGATGAGATCTAGGTTAACACTGGTGTTTGTCATTTGTGGTGCCTTTTCTAATTAATTGGGATTAATTAGCTCAAAATTTGTTCTCTGACTACTAACCTTAAAATCTTTTAAGGGCTATAATATCAACTTATGCACGGTTTTTTTAACATATCTATtatatcttttctatttttcaatatCTTTCGGCCCTTCTATTAGTTATCTATAAACTATTAGGAAATTCGTTCTAGAAATAGTACAGTAAAAAACTCCATGCATCAAAGAAATGGATTGTGTTCAGAGAAGATTTATGTCATTGCTATTGACTACCACTAAAACCACTTGAGGCTAATGAAAAGTGTTTTCATTCTGATGTATAGTTTTGGACCATGATGAGAAAAATATCCCATAGAAAGAggtaaaagaaaacaaaaatatggaaCTCCTATACACGTGGcttgttttctttgttgaaaTTCTATTTGGCCTCATTTTATATTCAACTAGGGTTTCTTATTTGGCTACTTTATATTATGCTTAAGCACATAGAGTAATTggatgattttaaaattttcccaGGCATTATTGATTAATGTATGTCTTGACTTTTTAGATGATTGGCTACTTGAGCTGAATGGGTTAGTTACAACACCTTTATGCTGCAGGTGAATATAGTTGGGGAGAGGAAAGATGGACGTAGTGGTCAATATGATCAAATCTGCAATGCCTGTTTACCAAGAGGGCTTGATCCCCATTCAGTTCGTTCTGAAGAACTTGCTGCCTCTTTGgggtatttttctttctcaatcagaatatctatatatatttttctgttttctcatcttttattttattattgtgaaAAATAAACTGTTTTTCATATATTTCACACAAATGATacagccctatttatagggttAGAGATTACATCATGGGAAAGATTCACTTGCTAAAACTAGGAAAGATAGGCTGTACAAAACATAGAGAAGGTTGACTGTACAAAGGataggaaagtatcctaaaaCCTGGTCAAAGAACAATCTCAACAGTTTCTAAAACTAAGGATAAGATTAGTTTCTATACTAGGGATGATTTGACTAATGAATCTCTTGAGATTATAGCCAATCATTCCTTATATTTTACCTGGGAATCAacaattattattgttatattttttgggaGGGGAGCAGGAGGGTATTTCCTGCCTAAGATCTGATCACTGTGGCAACCTGGTTTGTCTTTCTTCTTGTGATTACCTACTTGAAGttcatttacaaaaaagaaaaaaaactcttGCATCTGTTATAGTAATGTATTTTGAGATAGTACAGTAATATTTATTGCCATGATTCGGAAGGTAGGGTTTAATGAAGTCCATTCACGATTGGCTTGTTAACTACTAAGTATTATCTAAATATTTCTTAGTATCACTCAGTAATGAATGCATTCCCTTGCTACTGATAGGAGCTTGAATAATATTCCATTATTATGCCATGGGATGTCTTCTGCGTTCATGTTGTGAGTCTATTTTTATGTGAGCTTGTTGGTGAAATCATTCTGTTTTGCATACTTTGATCTGCTAGAATCTAGATAGCTATAGATTAATCAGTTTGGTAGAAGATAGTTAGAATGACAGGTCCACTGTGGCTGTGGCTCCTAAGGGGAGGCTCCTCTGCAGATATTCTGCCATGTGTCACATGCAACATTGTGTTATAATACATCGCAAAGTTCTCTGCTTAGTGTTTGATAATGAGTTTTTATCTTCCTAGATAATTAGCTTTTTGAAGTTAGTTGATGCCAACTTGAATGTTGTTTTTTACTAACAAGTGGTTATGATGGCTGTTATTTAGATGCATGGTGCAACTTCTAAATCTTGTTGTTCACAATGTTGCTGCTCCAGCACTTCATAACTCTGGCTTTGCGGTACAGTTCGATGTGCCTCCATGTTTGTGTCAAGATTTTCTTTCTGCATCTTATCTTATACTTTTCACTCCATGTGAGTTTTTATTAGAAATCCCAGGTTTTAATTTAAGGGAAAATACATTTATGGTTGATATGACACAAGTAATTCATCAAAGATTTGGCCTATGACTTATGTGGATTCAAATTGTCAATTTTGGTTAAGATTCATGAAATACATACCCTAACAATGTGATATACTGATAAAATATGATGCCTATTGATGATTGGCAGTGATCAGATAATCATGTTTCAGTGTTTCATAGTTTAGGATATATAAAATGACATAGGATATGACAATAAAGGCCCAATAATGTTGAGGCATCTCCCATAAGGTATCATGCAGTGTCTCTGCTATGGTGCTCCcctatcaaatatttttgtaaggTTTTCTTGATTGCGTTCTATTACACATTGCATCATGTGAAATTATAGCTTCACCATAATGAACTTTTCCTCTTTGAAGTTACTGGAAAGCCTGATTGCTCATCCATCTTCTCAACCAAAAACATAAgagtaataataataacaacaacaacaatgattatttagaaaaagaagGTTTAGCCATAATTATTTCCAACTTCTCTATATTTCCCGTCTTGcccttatctattttgtaacAGATATGTAAAGCTGTAATAAGAACcaacagttttgttttgttttcttttttctttttaattttgatatcaagaaatcaaacaattgaaaagaagaagaagatttaaCCATGATTATTTCCAACTTTTCAATATTTCCTGCCCCACCCTTATCTGTTTTGGAAAAGATGCAAGTGGTAACAAAAACTAACACttgtgtttctttttatttatttattttgatattaagaACTCAAATAATTGGTGTTTTCATGTGCTAATCTTCATAAACCTCTATTGTGTTCATACCATAATTTTGCTTCAGGGTTCATGCTCCCGAATATGGCAACGAGACTCTTACTGGGATGCTCGTCCATCTTCTAGAAGGTATTAATTACTGGGAATAATCAATTAGATTTATCAGCTTTTGCATTGATCTAAAACTTATGGCATACAGCAACGAGTATCCACTATTTATACTGCGCCAAAATAGTTGCTCCACTGGTGGGGAGACTTCATGGTCAGATAGAAGCTCTAGTAATTTTGGTGTTGTGTCAATGGAATCAGAGAGGAAGGCCCGTTTAGATTCTTCAGGCAGTAATAGCTTCAATTATTCATCAGCTTCTCCACATTCTGTTGAAACGCACCAGGACCTGCAGAAAGGGATTTCACTTCTTAAAAAAAGTGTGGCATGTGTAACAGCCTATTGTTATAACTCATTATGCTTAGATGTTCCTGCTGAGGCATCTACTTTTGAAGCATTTGCAAAGTTGCTAGCCACATTGTCTTCTTCCAAGGAAGTCCGATCTGCTTGTTCAAGGTATTTGTTCCAGTTACCCTCCTATGATACTATGTGATACCGTGCAGGTGCACCATCACCTCAATTAACTATTTATACTTGGTAAAGTGCAGCAAATTTCAGAACCTTGGATGAATTCATTTTTGAAAGTAAATCACTACAAAATTTGAAGAGGATTGCTGTTCTGATTATTTTAACATATTTCATAAGCCGTGCATTAGAATCTTTGCTTTGTAGTGGCAATGTGTTGATATTTATTGATTTGTTTAGCAGGTCATCAAAGCAAGTCCAGCAATTAAACAAATCAGTATGCAATGTGAATTCAATCATTTCTTCAAGCACTTTACTGGAGAGTGCACATACACAACCGATAGTGGTATAAATTTAAGCCTTGATTTCACACTACCAAATCTTTCTGTCTCTGTAGATTGCAATCACATTAACTTGTTGTATTAAGTACTTAGATTAGACTCTTGTTGGTTATGCTCCCTACCTTGgcttgctctttttttttttttttttttttccacttcTATTTAGAAGGATTATACTCTGATCTGTTTTAAATTTGCTTATCTGGTGCCATTGACCTTTCTCATACCTGTCATATAGCCTAAGCCCCTAAGCTAAGTGGCATGATTTTTGTAGGCTATGGTTGTTGAGTAATTCATCTATGAAAGGAAGgaatattaatttgatcattttattgGAAAAGTAGTGCATATTTTGGTCTGTCAACCTTGCTAATATGTTTGGCCTTTGTTTTGCTCAGAAGCATACCACTTTTGGTGACATGACATTGGACCAAAAGTGTGGTAGTGTTTGTATAAAAATTTCTGACTTTTGGAAAATTTAAGATTCAGTCCATTCATTATCTAGGATACTTGCTTGTTAGCATGGTTCTCACTCTCTGATTAACAAACTGGTTCTCTTTCTCCTTGCAGAGAAACACCTGGGATAATAACCTGCCAAGTTCTGCTGCCAGTTTTCTTTACACAACTGAATCATCTGATattggaaaaaatgaaaaccttaTAGAAGAATGGGATCTTGTGGAGCATCCCACTTTTCCTCCACCTCCGTCACAAACTGAGGATGTTGAGCATTGGACACGAGCCATGATTATTGATGTAACAAAGAAACGATGAGGTGGTCTAGCAACCCATTCTTTTTGTAAGTTTATCTTCCATACATGTGAAAACAACATTTTAGTTGAGTTTTTTAGAATAGTAATATTTTAACTTAGTACGAATTCTGTCCTACATACTTATATATTGAACTACACACTTCATATGACATTGGTTCTAGCAACATTTAGGGCTGCCTTTATCCTAACTGGTCTGCCCTTTTTGATTAACTCGAATCCAAAATATCTTCCAAAACCAACCTGAATCCGCTCTCAAATCTGGTTGAGAgcattattcttcttttttgtccCCTGCAAGAAATCGCCctaatcatttttatttgacaaaggtattttttttttttttcccagcaAGTAATTATGTATAAGAGGAAAAATGCCTTACAGGGTGAAATCTATACACTTAACTTTTTTCTAACCTGGGGTTCACACCTCTAAATGTTGCTTTGCGAAGTTCTCCTTGCCGAGTTTTAGAACAGAAGCTACAATTAATAATCAATGCAACTCATTAAAATTGACATGCAAATGTGCCTTTTGAATCTTGCTGTTCCAGTGCTAGTTGCAATTGTTGAAACCTGTAGCTCATGTTCGGTTATGCATGTTGCAGTCCAttgttataataattaaaatatgttgTTAGGTAGCGTGACCCTGTTCAATTTATAGGTTCTGGGAACAGGATAGTTATTGAAAGGCGGGAAGACAGGATGAAGTGAGATGTGTAAATCTTGCGAGATCACTGAGGTGGCTGACTTGACATCCAGCACCATTTCTATTCCCAAACAAGAAGGAACAGAAAGAGGCAACTGAATGCTTCCTGTCATTTGTGTAGGTAGTTATATAGTTACTTATTAGTGTGTTGCATATTCAAGTGTAGGCAAATTTAGATTTCGCCTATGGTTCTCTTTGGGAAAGATTGCATTGTTTCCCCCTGCGGTTTGTAAATTGGGTTAAAAGATAAGCAGTCCGACATTGAACCTCTCGTTGTTTTCATGCAAAGTATATGATCTCGTCTCTTTAAATGTTTGTTAGGACGGGAATCACAAACTGTTaaatttaatggataatttgtCCAAAATAATAGAAGCGCTGTGTTATTTGTACAAATTATAGAGACGAAATGTGAATCTCTAAACATTATTTTTGCTATTATTTAATCGATATGCCGATATGGTATATGGTTgaacattaaatttttgttgaCAGATGATTTAAGGTCCAATCTTGGGAAGTCTACATAGACAGGGAAAACATTCACCGTATTTACGATGTAAATTTGGCTGTATTTTTGCTGCTTGTCATTAACTGTAACTCGTTCCTTTTATCTAAACTTGTAACAGACtataagagagagaataatgACAATGATAGGTGGCTCAAAAATTTGGGTTGAAGTGATGCACGGAATGGAGGAAATCCTCATTTTACCCTCGTATGGCCCTGTCTTAAGTGAAATCCTTCCATAGTAAAAGTAAAAGGAGAGATTCTTTAAAATCTCGGGTTTGTTAGGCATGACATTCATTTTAGCTAATGAGGTGCATGGGCCCTAAGCATAGGCCCCAGTGAGCgtaggaaaagaaaagaagtttgTTTGGCAAAATAGGATTTGTTAGCTCAATCTCCAGCAAAAGATGCTCTCTGATCAGAGCTTCTTCCACTGTCCAAAATATGCGAATGAAAGATGATAAACAAACTGCCTAAACATGAAAGATACGCTGTTTAGTAAATAAGTTTCAGCATCCGAAAACATGCCAACGTAG from Diospyros lotus cultivar Yz01 chromosome 4, ASM1463336v1, whole genome shotgun sequence includes the following:
- the LOC127799641 gene encoding uncharacterized protein LOC127799641 isoform X2, producing the protein MTRKPSSCAICENSNLASICTVCVNYRLNEYNITLKSLKSRRDLLYSRLSELLLAKGKADDQLSWRVLQNEKLARLREKLRLKREQYFQGRTKAVKMSNDLKVKYELLESAMSTLERNRVEQLEKFYPNLICTQSLGHMAITSERLHKQSVIIKQICKLFPQRRVNIVGERKDGRSGQYDQICNACLPRGLDPHSVRSEELAASLGCMVQLLNLVVHNVAAPALHNSGFAGSCSRIWQRDSYWDARPSSRSNEYPLFILRQNSCSTGGETSWSDRSSSNFGVVSMESERKARLDSSGSNSFNYSSASPHSVETHQDLQKGISLLKKSVACVTAYCYNSLCLDVPAEASTFEAFAKLLATLSSSKEVRSACSRSSKQVQQLNKSVCNVNSIISSSTLLESAHTQPIVRNTWDNNLPSSAASFLYTTESSDIGKNENLIEEWDLVEHPTFPPPPSQTEDVEHWTRAMIIDVTKKR
- the LOC127799641 gene encoding uncharacterized protein LOC127799641 isoform X1, yielding MTRKPSSCAICENSNLASICTVCVNYRLNEYNITLKSLKSRRDLLYSRLSELLLAKGKADDQLSWRVLQNEKLARLREKLRLKREQYFQGRTKAVKMSNDLKVKYELLESAMSTLERNRVEQLEKFYPNLICTQSLGHMAITSERLHKQSVIIKQICKLFPQRRVNIVGERKDGRSGQYDQICNACLPRGLDPHSVRSEELAASLGCMVQLLNLVVHNVAAPALHNSGFAGSCSRIWQRDSYWDARPSSRSNEYPLFILRQNSCSTGGETSWSDRSSSNFGVVSMESERKARLDSSGSNSFNYSSASPHSVETHQDLQKGISLLKKSVACVTAYCYNSLCLDVPAEASTFEAFAKLLATLSSSKEVRSACSSRSSKQVQQLNKSVCNVNSIISSSTLLESAHTQPIVRNTWDNNLPSSAASFLYTTESSDIGKNENLIEEWDLVEHPTFPPPPSQTEDVEHWTRAMIIDVTKKR